CCAGTTGAGCGGGGGCAGCGTCTCCAGGGTGCCGTTGGCGGCCCCGAGCAGGACGGAGGACAGCGGCGTCTTCAGCCGGGCCAGCACCACCTGGGTCTCCGGGTCGCCGAAGCGGGCGTTGAACTCGATGACCCGGACGCCGCGCGAGGTGATCGCGAGGCCCGCGTACAGCAGGCCGGAGAAGGGGGTGCCCCGGCGGCGGAGCTCGTCCACGGTCGGCTGCAGCACGGACTGCATGACCTCGTCGACCAGCTTCGGGTCGGCCCACGGGAGCGGCGAGTAGGCGCCCATGCCACCGGTGTTCGGTCCCTCGTCGCCGTCCAGCGCGCGCTTGAAGTCCTGGGCGGGCTGCAGGGGCAGCACCGTGGTGCCGTCGGTGATCGCGAACAGGCTCACCTCTGGACCGTCGAGGAACTCCTCGACGACCACCCGGTCGCAGGCCAGCGCGTGGGCGCGCGCGGCCTCGATGTCGTCGGTCACGACGACGCCCTTGCCCGCCGCGAGACCGTCGTCCTTGACGACGTACGGGGCGCCGAAGGCGTCCAGGGCCTCGTCGATCTCGGCCGCCGTCGTACAGACGTAGCTGCGGGCGGTCGGGACGTTGGCACCGGCCATCACGTCCTTGGCGAACGCCTTGGAGCCCTCCAGCCGCGCCGCCTCCCCGGAAGGGCCGAAGCACGGGATGCCGGCCGCGCGCACCGCGTCGGCGACACCGGCGACGAGCGGCGCCTCCGGGCCGACGACCACCAGCTCGGCGTCCAGTCCGGTGGCGAGGCGGGCGACGGCGTCGCCGTCGAGCGCGTCGACCGGGTGCAGTTCGGCCACCTCCGCGATACCGGCGTTGCCGGGGGCGCAGTACAGAGCGGTGACAGCGGGGTCGAGGGACAGAGAGCGGCACAGGGCGTGTTCGCGGGCGCCGCCGCCGATGACAAGGACCTTCACGGGGTGCAGCCTAACCGCCGGGGCCGGACGCCATCGACGGCCTCCGGTCCGTGGACGGGCGGGCCTCCGGTCCGTGGGCGGAGCGCCTCCCACTCGTGGACGGCCGGACGCCTCCTGCCGCGGACGGGCGGATGCCTCCTGCCCGGCGGCCGGCGGGCCCACGGCTCGTCGGCGTACTCCCCGGTGACCACGGCGCCCGGTACCGGCACCGGCCTTCGACATCCGGCATCCGGCCCACGGGCGCGCCTCCCGGCACCAGGGCGCCCGGTTCACTGCTCGTTGGTGTACTCCTCCACGACCGTGGCGCCCAGCTCACGGACGATCAGGTCGTGGCCGGACAGCGCGGAATCGACCAGGTCGGGGTCGTCGGCCTCGGCGGTGTCGTCCTCCGGGGCCACCGGGCGCGGAGCGTCGGGGGCCGGGGCGCGGTCGTACGCCGGCTCCGGGCGGGCCGGAGCCGCGGAGGGCTGCGGCGCGGGGGGCGCGGGGCGCTGCTCGTACGGCGCGGGAGCCGGCTGGGCGGCCGGGGCCGGGGCGGAGGCGGCCGCCTGGTAGCCACCGGGGCCGGCCTGATAGCCGCCCGGCGCGGCCTGGTGGCCGCCGGAAACGGGAGGCCGGCCGCCGCCCGGCTGCGGGGGCGCTCCGCCGCCGGAGGGGTCGACGACCGCGTCGACCCGCCAGTCGGCGTTGAACCGCTCGGCCAGCGCCTGCTTCAGCACCTCTTCGCTGCCGCTGCTGGAGAAGGTGTCCCGGGCACCGGCGTTGAGGAAGCCGAGCCGCAGGGTGCTGCCGTCGAAGCCGGTGACCTGGGCGTTCTGGCTGAGCAGGATCCAGGTGAAGCGGCGGCGGTTCTTCACCGCCTCCAGGATGTCGGGCCACATGTTCCGCACCTGGGCAGCGCCCTGGGCCGTGTTCTGCCCGCCCGGAGCGGCGGGGGCCGCCGGGGCGGGCGCGGCGGACGGAGCGGGCGCCGCCGGGGCTGCGGCCTGCTGCGGGGGCGGGGTGTGGCCGGGGGCGGCGGCGGTCGGCCAGCCGCCGGGACGGCGCGCGGGCTCCGCGCCACCGGTCCCGGCACCCGCCGCGGTGGGCCAGGCGCCGGGGCGGACACCGCCGGGGCCCTGCTGGTCCGGGGCCGGCGGTGCCGCCTGCCCCTGCTGGACGGGGGGCTGCTGGGCCGGGTACGGGGAGGCGGCCGGGGCCCCTCCGGGGGCGGGGACGGGCTGAGCCGTCTCCCCGGGGCCGGGGGCCTCGCCCCGCACCGCGGCACGTGCGGCGGCCGGGCCGCCACCGGGCAGGCCCGCACCGGGTGCGTGCGCGTCCGGGCCGGGGACGTACCCCATGGCCGGGCCGGGGCCGGGGCCCGCGAAGGACGCGCCGCGCTCCAGCCGGTCCACCCTGGCCTGCAGCGAACGCTCGTCGTCGTAGGCGGCGGGCAGCAGCACCCGGGCGCAGATCAGCTCGAGCTGGAGCCTGGGCGAGGTCGCCCCGCGCATCTCGGTGAGCCCCTGGTTGACCAGGTCGGCGGCGCGGCTGAGCTCCGCCGCGCCGAACACCTCCGCCTGGGCCTGCATCCGCTCGACCACGTCCGCGGGGGCGTCGATGAGCCCCTTCTCCCCGGCGTCCGGCACAGCGGCCAGGATCACCAGGTCACGCAGCCGCTCCAGCAGGTCCGCCACGAAGCGGCGCGGGTCGTTGCCGCCCTCGATCACCCGGTCCACGACCTCGAACGCCGCCGCGCCGTCGCCCGCCGCGAAGGCGTCCACGATCGAGTCCAGCAGGGATCCGTCCGTATATCCGAGGAGGGAGGTCGCCATGGCGTAGGTCACACCGTCGTCGCCCGCCCCGGCCAGCAGCTGGTCCATCACGGACATCGAGTCACGCACGGAGCCCGCGCCGGCCCGCACGACGAGGGGGAGCACACCGTCCTCGACGGGGGCGTTCTCCTTGCCGCAGACCTCGGCGAGATAGCCGCGCAGCGTCCCCGGCGGCACCAGGCGGAACGGGTAGTGGTGCGTACGCGACCGGATCGTGCCGATGACCTTCTCGGGCTCGGTGGTCGCGAAGATGAACTTCAGATGCTCCGGCGGCTCCTCGACCACCTTCAGCAGGGCGTTGAACCCCGCCGGGGTGACCATGTGCGCCTCGTCGATGATGTAGATCTTGTACCGGCTCGACGCGGGCCCGAAGAACGCCTTCTCCCGCAGGTCACGGGCGTCGTCCACACCACCGTGCGAAGCCGCGTCGATCTCGATCACGTCGATCGAGCCCGGCCCGTTGCGCGCGAGGTCCTGGCAGGACTGGCACTCCCCGCACGGCGTGGGGGTCGGGCCCTGTTCGCAGTTCAGACAGCGCGCGAGGATGCGCGCGCTGGTCGTCTTCCCGCAGCCGCGCGGCCCGCTGAACAGGTACGCGTGGTTGACCCGGTTGTTCCGCAGGGCCTGCTGAAGCGGGTCAGTGACATGCTCCTGACCGATGACCTCGGCGAAGGACTCGGGGCGATAGCGGCGGTACAGCGCAAGGGACGACACATCTACGAGGTTATCGGGGCGCACCGACAACCGGCCCCGCTCCCGCCGACCGCGTCCGTGGAACTCCTCACCCGGACACGCAAGGGCCCCCCACGCACCCGCCAGAGCCAACCTACCCTTGCTGCCTTCCGGCCCTGGGGGAGTTCAGTCAGATAGCGCCACGTGAGGGGCTGACGCCCACCTTAACCGATCCCCGCCCCGTCCCGTCCACCCGCCCGTCCGCCCGGCTCCCCTCCGACACCTCCCGGGAGCCTCCCGGAGCGATCTTCGGGGAACGTGTTCGCGAGCACCCTCCAACGTCTTGTATTGTTTGCGGCGGAGGATTCGCCTAGTGGCCTAGGGCGCACGCTTGGAAAGCGTGTTGGGGGCAACCCCTCACGAGTTCGAATCTCGTATCCTCCGCCATTGCTCTCACCGGGCAATACGTCGAAGGGCCCCGCAGCTTGCTGCGGGGCCCTTCGACGTTGTCCGTCTCAGTTCGGGTCTGGCGGGCCCCGGAGAGCTTCGCCCACCTGCTCGGCAACCCTCTTCAGCACCGGACTCGTGACGTGCATATGTATCGAGCGCGCATGCTTGCCGCTCCTCCAGGCCCCCAGCACATGATCGCGTCCACCACGGCATCCGGAACGCCGAGCAGAAGAAGCACGGCCCCAGCAGTGTGGCGAGCGGCGTGCAGGCGACCATCACGTACGCCGGCGCCGGCAAGGAGCTGCTTCCACCGGTACTACTGAACTTGATCGAGTGATGTCGGGCTGTTCGCCGGACAGCAGGCAGGTGGCTTCGGTAGTCCTGGTGAGGTGAGATACCCGCAGGACGGCGGCTTGACCAACGCCGAGAGAGCGGCGCGAGAGCGGGCCCGGTTCCAGGCCGTGACTGGCTTCGAGGCCGGCGAGAAGAACCGGGAGATCGCGGCCGCGCTACGGGTGAGCGAGCGGTCGGTGGAACGCTGGCGACGCCAGTGGCGCGAGGGGGTGCCTGGCCGGGTAGGCGTCAAAGGGGTCTCCTGGCAGGACGCGACTGTCAGACGTGCAGATGACCAAGCTGGAAAGGGAGTTGGAGCGCGGCCCGCTGGCCCACGGATGGGTCTACCAGCGGTGGACGCTGGCCCGGGTGAAGACGATGATCGGCCGTCTGTTCCACGTCTCGTACACCGTGGAGGGCACGTGGCGACTGCTACAGCGGCACGGCTGGTCCTGGCAGCAGCCCGCCCGGCGGGCGGTCGAACGCGATGACGACGCGGTGGAGCTGTGGAAGCGGGAGGTCTGGCCGCGGGTAAGAGCACCGCGGCCGTGAACAACGCCTGGGTGGTCTTCGAGGACGAAGCCGGCCAGTCGATGACACCGCCGCGCGCCAGGACCTGGGGCCGCCAGGGCCGCGCTCCGGTCGTCCGCGTGCGCGGACGGGGGCCGGGTCGCGTCTCCATGGCGGGATGACCTGCTACAAGTCCGGCAAGCGGTCCCCTCTGATCTACGCGATCCGCGAATACCGGGGCCGCAAGGACGAACCGAAGGGCTTCGGCTGGAAGGACTACCGCGACCTGGACATCCGCGCCCACACCCAGCTCGGCGGCCCGATCGTCCTGGTGTGGGACAACCTGCGCATGCACCTGGTCACGCCACTACGGGAGTTCTTCGAGGCGAACACCGCTTGGCTCACCGTGTTCCAGTCACCGACCTACGCCCCGGACCTCAACCCGCAGGAGGGCATCTGGTCGCTGGTCAAACGCGACATCGACAACCTCGCGCCGGCCGACCTCGACCAGATCACCCAGGCGGTGAAACGCCGGCTCAAGCAGATCCAGTACCGCCCTGATGTGGTCGATGGCTGTCTCGCCGGCACCGGCCTGAGCATGGATCCGGCCCGTGACGGACGCGGTGATGCAAATGCCCGACCATTGACAGCGCCAGGTATGGCAGCATCATCGCCGTGTCTTTGCTGACCTGGGACTACGACGGTGATCTGTTCTGCGCCCTCACCACAGAGACGGGGGCGAGCGAGGGCCGGATGACACATTTCGAGCTCAGTGAGGCCCGCATGGTTCCGGGGGGAGCCTCTTCTGTGCCTGCTTCACCGGCTCCAGGGCCGACAGCAGTGACGGTGGTTGTCTACGCTCCCGAGGAAGAGAAGCCGGCAGAGGTCTACTTCGACGCAACGCAAACGCTGCCGTTCGCCGTCCTTCAGCACTTCGTGACGCTCGTCGCCTCACGTCTGGCAAGCACGGGATCGTAGAGCAGCCGCCCTGGCAGCCCGGCGAGACCCTGGGCCGACATCACGAGTTCAAGTTCAGTAGTTGAACTCACAGACGAATCAAACGGCCTTCAACCCAGGGCAAATTTTTACTAGCTGTTCACACATAAACCTCACGTCTTGATGAATGTTGCGGTAGTCGAATCTCAAATATTGAAGCCGGGCCACATCTGCCGCAGCTCCATGGAGAGGTGATCCATCTAGGCGCTCAGCCCCTGACAGGAGCACAGGAATTACAACCTTCCCATGCTTGAAAGCCTCCTCAATCTCCCTCGAAACCCAATCTTCTTTTCGGTTCGCATCATAGGCCTGGGGGGTAAATCTCTTGGTCCAATCCGCATCTACGATCACAAGTAGCACTTCACAGCCAGCCACGCACTCAAGGATCGACTCCGAGTAGTCCGACCCAGGGGCTATCGATCTGGATGCGCGAAATATTTCTTCTTCCCCGAAGCGGTTAGACAAAAGCTCATCAAGTAAGGCGGCGGCGTAAGCGCCGCCCTTCTTACTGTAGTTGATGAATATTCGCGAAACTTTGCCCGTCTTTGTACTCAAATGAGACTCCCAAGCTCTTCTTTGAAGACTGCTCGCCCAGCGCGTAGGCCCTCTAGGCTAATCGACTGAAAGGCGGAGTGCTCGCGTGGAGTTGGGCGCCCCAGGTCGCACCCGCCAGGCGGAAGAGGGGGAAGCGATGACTGACACATATCGTGTTAAGCAACGGCAATCGGGAAAGGAGTCCACAAAGCCCTCCGTATCGGAGCAAACAGCCGAGGAGTCTATGTCCAGCTCGGATCTACTAGACATGACGAAATGGCACATTGACAGGTATGACCGACTGCGCAGTTCGACCTCGGCTCGAGCATCAGTATTACTGAGCGCCAATGCGGTACTGGCGAGCGGTTCTTTAATTCTGGTTAACTATCACCTGCAAACAACTAAAGGCCCGCGCACACTACTGATTGAATCTGTATTTTGCCTACTGGCTGCATTGACACTCTCGCTCATCCTTCGAAGTCTCTGGAGTTCCATTAACGCCATTGCGGCACGGAAGACCACTCGCGTTCTACATTCTGCCGAAATTCCCTCCAGGTTCCTGTTCAACTGGGGAGACACTCTTAAATCCGTCGATGGCCATAGCGACTTCGCCAGGAAAGTTAAAGAACTTAGCTTGGATTCGATTCTCGGTCACGCCATGGCAGAACTATGGACAGATGTCTTGCAGCACTCTCAGCGGCACCGGCATCTCAGGTCGGCTATCAATACATTCCGGTATTGCGTTATGTCTCTGCTGGCCTTGTCGGTGTTCACATTCGCTGTAGCGCTGAAATAATCACCCTCCAGGGGGCGCTGGGGTAGCGCTGCCGTCTCAGTTTCCGTCTTGTTCAGCACCGTTCACGGGAACTCAGGCAAGTCCGGAGGCGGTAGCCGCCCAGACAGCTGACTGTCCATGAACGCAGGTGAACGGCCCGTCCGAGGCGCTGGCGGCCACCACAGTTGGAAAGCGTGTTGGAGGCAACCCCTCACGAGTTCGAATCTCGTATCCTCCGCCATTGCTCTCACCGGGCAATACGTCGAAGGGCCCCGCAGCTTGCTGCGGGGCCCTTCGACGTATGTGGTCTCAGTCGCACGGGTCGGACAGTCGTGGACACCCGCGAACGGGCTTCGTCCGCGCTCCGCCGCATCGGGACCGAGCTCCTCCTTGGCGCCCCGCTCAGACCGTGTCCTACATGGTCACAGGGGTTCCCCTTCCAAGAGCAGTCCTTTGACGCGCAACACCGTGGCCTCATCCCTTGATGGGCAGGTCCCGGGCCGCGTAGTACGCGTGCAGCGCCGCCTCGCTGCCGGAGCCCAGGGCGGTCATGATCCGTTGGAAGCGGGCGGAGCGGAGGTCGCCGGCCACGATGACGCGGGGGTGCTGGCCGGTGGGCGGGCAGTAGCCGTCCGGGCCACGGGTCAGGTCTCCGGGTGGGGCGGCGGGGGCGTTTCCCAGGCTGAGGAAGGCCGCGTCCGCCGTGATCGTCCGGTGGGTACCGTCCTGTCCCACTGCCTCGGCCGACAGCTGAGAGCCTTCTCCACCGCGCAGCGTCAGGTGATCGACGGGGAGCAGCGTGACCCGTGGGTCATCGCGGATCTCGTCGGTCTTGTACTCGTCCGTCGCCGGGTACGCCACGAGGAGGCGCGTGTCTGTGGTCGGGTGGGCGCGCAGGAAGGTGCCGATCGGGCGGTCACCGCCGAGGACGAGGAGGGTCCGGCCTCGGGCGTCGTCGGTGTCGGCCTGCCAGAGCGCGGACAGAGTCAGGCCGGCAGGGGCGGTGATCCAGGTCGCGTCGCCGGGTTGGAGAGGGCCGACGCCCGTGGCGACGACGGCGTACGGGGCGGTGAGGGAAACGCCCGTGTCCAACGTGACGGTCACCTGGTCGTCGTCGGCGCGAAGTTCGGTGACGTACCGACCGAGTTCGAGGCGGCAGAGCTCCGTGCTCTTCAGCTCGGCAACGATGGCGTCGGCCAGCTCGGGGCCGCCGGTGTAGCCGCCGAGGACGTTGTTCAGAGCCGGGATCCGGTACAGGTTCCGGCACAGCCGGTCCGGCT
This DNA window, taken from Streptomyces nitrosporeus, encodes the following:
- the purD gene encoding phosphoribosylamine--glycine ligase — its product is MKVLVIGGGAREHALCRSLSLDPAVTALYCAPGNAGIAEVAELHPVDALDGDAVARLATGLDAELVVVGPEAPLVAGVADAVRAAGIPCFGPSGEAARLEGSKAFAKDVMAGANVPTARSYVCTTAAEIDEALDAFGAPYVVKDDGLAAGKGVVVTDDIEAARAHALACDRVVVEEFLDGPEVSLFAITDGTTVLPLQPAQDFKRALDGDEGPNTGGMGAYSPLPWADPKLVDEVMQSVLQPTVDELRRRGTPFSGLLYAGLAITSRGVRVIEFNARFGDPETQVVLARLKTPLSSVLLGAANGTLETLPPLNWSDDAAVTVVIASHNYPGTPRTGDPVEGLADVAAQDAPQAYVLHAGTRREGEAVLSAGGRVLSVTAVGQDLAQARERAYTAVGRIRLDGSQHRTDIARKAAEEA
- a CDS encoding DNA polymerase III subunit gamma and tau, giving the protein MSSLALYRRYRPESFAEVIGQEHVTDPLQQALRNNRVNHAYLFSGPRGCGKTTSARILARCLNCEQGPTPTPCGECQSCQDLARNGPGSIDVIEIDAASHGGVDDARDLREKAFFGPASSRYKIYIIDEAHMVTPAGFNALLKVVEEPPEHLKFIFATTEPEKVIGTIRSRTHHYPFRLVPPGTLRGYLAEVCGKENAPVEDGVLPLVVRAGAGSVRDSMSVMDQLLAGAGDDGVTYAMATSLLGYTDGSLLDSIVDAFAAGDGAAAFEVVDRVIEGGNDPRRFVADLLERLRDLVILAAVPDAGEKGLIDAPADVVERMQAQAEVFGAAELSRAADLVNQGLTEMRGATSPRLQLELICARVLLPAAYDDERSLQARVDRLERGASFAGPGPGPAMGYVPGPDAHAPGAGLPGGGPAAARAAVRGEAPGPGETAQPVPAPGGAPAASPYPAQQPPVQQGQAAPPAPDQQGPGGVRPGAWPTAAGAGTGGAEPARRPGGWPTAAAPGHTPPPQQAAAPAAPAPSAAPAPAAPAAPGGQNTAQGAAQVRNMWPDILEAVKNRRRFTWILLSQNAQVTGFDGSTLRLGFLNAGARDTFSSSGSEEVLKQALAERFNADWRVDAVVDPSGGGAPPQPGGGRPPVSGGHQAAPGGYQAGPGGYQAAASAPAPAAQPAPAPYEQRPAPPAPQPSAAPARPEPAYDRAPAPDAPRPVAPEDDTAEADDPDLVDSALSGHDLIVRELGATVVEEYTNEQ
- a CDS encoding TIR domain-containing protein: MSTKTGKVSRIFINYSKKGGAYAAALLDELLSNRFGEEEIFRASRSIAPGSDYSESILECVAGCEVLLVIVDADWTKRFTPQAYDANRKEDWVSREIEEAFKHGKVVIPVLLSGAERLDGSPLHGAAADVARLQYLRFDYRNIHQDVRFMCEQLVKICPGLKAV
- a CDS encoding FAD-dependent oxidoreductase produces the protein MGDTRYDTDLIITGGGPAGCAAARMAASVGMRSILVEPDRLCRNLYRIPALNNVLGGYTGGPELADAIVAELKSTELCRLELGRYVTELRADDDQVTVTLDTGVSLTAPYAVVATGVGPLQPGDATWITAPAGLTLSALWQADTDDARGRTLLVLGGDRPIGTFLRAHPTTDTRLLVAYPATDEYKTDEIRDDPRVTLLPVDHLTLRGGEGSQLSAEAVGQDGTHRTITADAAFLSLGNAPAAPPGDLTRGPDGYCPPTGQHPRVIVAGDLRSARFQRIMTALGSGSEAALHAYYAARDLPIKG